A genome region from Streptomyces xanthophaeus includes the following:
- a CDS encoding RDD family protein, producing MDNRQAIGSWLSGPRAAAEEMGVDFGYPGQRLGLPQQGPGSVARFGRRLGAVVIDWIACQLIAYGLITGGNLAAAGNWTLALFVAFTILTVGTVGFTPGKRILGLRVISESGDRLGIVRVVLRTLLLALVVPALIWDRDGRGLHDRLARAVQVRI from the coding sequence GTGGACAACAGACAGGCAATCGGATCCTGGCTCTCCGGCCCCCGCGCGGCCGCCGAGGAGATGGGTGTCGACTTCGGCTATCCGGGTCAGCGGCTCGGCCTGCCCCAGCAGGGGCCCGGCTCGGTGGCCCGCTTCGGGCGCCGGCTCGGCGCCGTCGTGATCGACTGGATCGCCTGCCAGCTGATTGCCTACGGGCTGATCACCGGCGGCAACCTGGCCGCGGCGGGTAACTGGACCCTCGCGCTCTTCGTGGCCTTCACCATCCTGACGGTCGGCACCGTGGGCTTCACCCCCGGCAAGCGGATCCTGGGCCTCCGGGTGATTTCGGAGTCCGGCGACCGCCTCGGCATCGTCCGGGTGGTCCTGCGCACGCTGCTGCTGGCCCTGGTCGTCCCGGCGCTGATCTGGGACCGCGACGGCCGCGGCCTCCACGACCGGCTGGCCCGCGCCGTCCAGGTCCGCATCTAG
- the lipA gene encoding lipoyl synthase produces MSAVAPDGRKMLRLEVRNAQTPIERKPEWIKTRAKMGPEYTKMQALVKGEGLHTVCQEAGCPNIYECWEDREATFLIGGDQCTRRCDFCQIDTGKPEALDRDEPRRVGESVVTMDLNYATITGVARDDLADGGAWLYAETVRQIHQQTAGRESGHTKVELLAPDFNAVPELLEEVFASRPEVFAHNVETVPRIFKRIRPGFRYERSLDVITKARAYGLVTKSNLILGMGEEREEVSQALKDLHEAGCELITITQYLRPSPRHHPVERWVKPAEFVELAKEAEEIGYSGVMSGPLVRSSYRAGRLYQQAMEKRSGAVA; encoded by the coding sequence GTGTCCGCAGTCGCACCCGACGGACGCAAGATGCTGCGCCTGGAGGTCCGTAACGCCCAGACCCCCATCGAGCGCAAGCCCGAGTGGATCAAGACCCGGGCGAAGATGGGTCCCGAGTACACCAAGATGCAGGCCCTGGTGAAGGGCGAAGGACTGCACACGGTGTGCCAGGAGGCCGGTTGTCCCAACATCTACGAATGCTGGGAGGACCGCGAGGCCACCTTCCTCATCGGTGGTGACCAGTGCACCCGGCGCTGTGACTTCTGCCAGATCGACACGGGCAAGCCCGAGGCGCTGGACCGCGACGAGCCGCGGCGCGTCGGCGAGTCCGTGGTCACGATGGACCTGAACTACGCCACCATCACGGGCGTCGCGCGCGACGACCTGGCCGACGGCGGCGCCTGGCTGTACGCGGAGACCGTGCGCCAGATCCACCAGCAGACGGCGGGCCGCGAGTCCGGCCACACCAAGGTCGAGCTGCTGGCCCCCGACTTCAACGCGGTCCCGGAGCTGCTGGAGGAGGTCTTCGCCTCCCGCCCCGAGGTCTTCGCGCACAACGTCGAGACGGTGCCGCGCATCTTCAAGCGGATCCGCCCCGGCTTCCGCTACGAGCGCTCGCTCGACGTGATCACCAAGGCCCGCGCCTACGGCCTGGTGACGAAGTCGAACCTGATCCTCGGCATGGGCGAGGAGCGCGAGGAGGTCTCGCAGGCCCTGAAGGACCTGCACGAGGCCGGCTGCGAGCTCATCACCATCACGCAGTACCTGCGGCCCTCGCCGCGGCACCACCCCGTCGAGCGCTGGGTGAAGCCGGCCGAGTTCGTGGAGCTGGCGAAGGAGGCCGAGGAGATCGGCTACTCCGGAGTGATGTCCGGCCCGCTGGTCCGCTCGTCCTACCGTGCGGGTCGCCTCTACCAGCAGGCGATGGAGAAGCGCAGCGGAGCCGTGGCGTAG
- the glnA gene encoding type I glutamate--ammonia ligase, with protein MFKNADEVKQYIEENDVKFVDVRFCDLPGVMQHFTIPARAFDPAEELAFDGSSIRGFQAIHESDMALRADITTARLDPFRKDKTLNINFFIHDPITGEAYSRDPRNIAKKAEAYLASTGIADTAYFGPEAEFYVFDSVRFATSANEGFYHIDSEAGAWNTGSEENNRGYKVRYKGGYFPVAPVDHFADLRAEISLELDAQGLQVERQHHEVGTGGQAEINYKFNTLLAAADDLMLFKYIVKNVAWRNGKTATFMPKPIFGDNGSGMHVHQSLWANGDPLFYDEAGYAGLSDTARYYIGGILKHAPSLLAFTNPTVNSYHRLVPGFEAPVNMVYSQRNRSAAMRIPITGSNPKAKRVEFRAPDPSSNPYLAFAALLLAGLDGVKNKIEPMEPIDKDLYELSPDEHASVPQVPTSLEDVLKALEADHEYLLAGGVFTPDLIETWIDYKRTHEIAPIAQRPHPHEFELYFDL; from the coding sequence ATGTTCAAGAACGCCGACGAAGTGAAGCAGTACATCGAGGAGAACGACGTCAAGTTCGTCGACGTCCGCTTCTGCGACCTGCCTGGTGTGATGCAGCACTTCACCATCCCGGCGCGAGCGTTCGACCCGGCGGAGGAGCTCGCCTTCGACGGATCCTCGATCCGCGGCTTCCAGGCGATCCACGAGTCCGACATGGCGCTGCGTGCCGACATCACCACCGCGCGTCTGGACCCGTTCCGCAAGGACAAGACGCTCAACATCAACTTCTTCATCCACGACCCGATCACGGGTGAGGCCTACAGCCGCGACCCGCGCAACATCGCGAAGAAGGCCGAGGCGTACCTCGCCTCCACCGGCATCGCCGACACCGCGTACTTCGGCCCCGAGGCCGAGTTCTACGTGTTCGACAGCGTGCGCTTCGCGACCTCCGCGAACGAGGGCTTCTACCACATCGACTCCGAGGCCGGCGCCTGGAACACCGGTTCCGAGGAGAACAACCGTGGTTACAAGGTCCGCTACAAGGGTGGTTACTTCCCCGTAGCCCCGGTCGACCACTTCGCCGACCTGCGCGCCGAGATCTCCCTCGAACTGGACGCCCAGGGCCTCCAGGTCGAGCGTCAGCACCACGAGGTCGGCACCGGTGGCCAGGCCGAGATCAACTACAAGTTCAACACGCTGCTCGCCGCGGCCGACGACCTGATGCTCTTCAAGTACATCGTGAAGAACGTCGCCTGGCGCAACGGCAAGACCGCCACCTTCATGCCGAAGCCGATCTTCGGTGACAACGGCTCGGGCATGCACGTGCACCAGTCGCTGTGGGCGAACGGCGACCCGCTGTTCTACGACGAGGCCGGCTACGCGGGCCTGTCGGACACCGCGCGCTACTACATCGGCGGCATCCTCAAGCACGCCCCGTCGCTGCTGGCGTTCACCAACCCGACGGTGAACTCCTACCACCGCCTGGTGCCGGGCTTCGAGGCTCCGGTCAACATGGTGTACTCGCAGCGCAACCGCTCCGCCGCCATGCGCATCCCGATCACGGGCTCGAACCCGAAGGCCAAGCGCGTCGAGTTCCGCGCGCCGGACCCGTCGTCCAACCCGTACCTCGCCTTCGCGGCGCTGCTGCTCGCGGGCCTCGACGGTGTCAAGAACAAGATCGAGCCGATGGAGCCGATCGACAAGGACCTCTACGAGCTCTCGCCCGACGAGCACGCGAGCGTCCCGCAGGTCCCGACCAGCCTCGAGGACGTCCTCAAGGCCCTGGAGGCGGACCACGAGTACCTCCTGGCCGGCGGTGTCTTCACCCCCGACCTGATCGAGACCTGGATCGACTACAAGCGCACGCACGAGATCGCCCCGATCGCGCAGCGTCCGCACCCGCACGAGTTCGAGCTCTACTTCGACCTCTAA
- a CDS encoding SCO2195 family GlnR-regulated protein: MQAAPVRAIAIPTLSDAFRGIESLLMSGARRNAWTAVLEDRKRAKDRVETEHVLEAAATRTPQAT; this comes from the coding sequence ATGCAGGCCGCGCCCGTACGCGCCATTGCCATCCCGACCCTCTCCGACGCCTTCCGGGGCATTGAGTCCCTGCTGATGAGCGGGGCCCGCCGCAACGCCTGGACGGCGGTCCTGGAGGACCGCAAGAGGGCCAAGGACCGGGTCGAAACCGAACATGTACTTGAGGCCGCGGCTACCCGAACCCCGCAGGCCACGTAA
- a CDS encoding DUF4191 domain-containing protein, with protein MARKSNAETAANPGRLKQIALTYKMTRKADPKVGLIVAGVGIVTFGVFLAIGFLAGLELYLGILGFLVAFLAMAIVFGRRAERAAFGQMEGQPGAAAAVLDNVGRGWTTTPAIAMTRQQDIVHRAVGKAGVVLIAEGNPNRVKPLLANEKKKLARIMPDVPVHDFIVGTGEGEVPLKKVRTTLLKLPRVLAGPQITEVNDKLRAMGDLMSNMPLPKGPMPKGMKMPRGGKMR; from the coding sequence ATGGCGAGGAAGTCAAACGCAGAGACTGCTGCGAACCCCGGGCGACTGAAGCAGATCGCCCTGACGTACAAGATGACGCGCAAGGCGGACCCGAAGGTCGGTCTGATCGTCGCAGGCGTGGGCATCGTCACCTTCGGTGTCTTTCTCGCGATCGGCTTCCTGGCCGGGCTTGAGCTCTACCTGGGCATCCTGGGATTCCTGGTGGCGTTCCTCGCGATGGCGATCGTCTTCGGGCGGCGGGCCGAGCGGGCTGCCTTCGGGCAGATGGAAGGTCAGCCGGGAGCGGCCGCGGCCGTACTGGACAACGTGGGACGGGGCTGGACGACCACCCCTGCCATCGCGATGACCCGGCAGCAGGACATCGTCCACCGCGCCGTCGGCAAGGCTGGCGTCGTGCTGATCGCCGAGGGCAACCCGAACCGGGTGAAGCCGCTGCTCGCGAACGAGAAGAAGAAGCTGGCCCGGATCATGCCGGACGTACCGGTGCACGACTTCATCGTGGGTACGGGCGAGGGCGAGGTGCCGCTCAAAAAGGTGCGCACCACCCTGCTCAAGCTGCCGCGCGTGCTGGCCGGCCCGCAGATCACCGAGGTCAACGACAAGCTGCGCGCCATGGGTGATCTCATGAGCAACATGCCGCTGCCGAAGGGCCCCATGCCGAAGGGCATGAAGATGCCGCGCGGCGGAAAGATGCGCTGA